The Rhodamnia argentea isolate NSW1041297 chromosome 10, ASM2092103v1, whole genome shotgun sequence sequence AGCACCTGAATCAACAATAAAAGAATGTTTTTGAGACAGAGTCATAAGAGTTAGGAATTACTAGATTGAGCCCGATTGCTAGAATCGGAGATAGAAGATGTTGTGCCACCAGCTTGGATAAGATACGCTATTGAagattaataattttatttagaGAGGCTTGAAAGTAAGATGTCGAGCCTTGAGTATGAGCTGCAATCTTGGCATCCCCCTTTATCCTTATTAGGGCGAAGATGAGGATAAAGCTCTAACAACTGTCCTTAGAATGATCATCCTTATCACAATGATCACGGTGAAATTTATTGTTGCGACCTTTGCCTCCGCCTTTACCAAAACTAGAGTGACTCTCATCAAAATAAGAGCAATTACTTTTAGTACTAAAACCAAAGCGACTCATTAAAACCAGAGCAATTACGTTTAGCAACATGGGCAGAATTCTCAATCAAATCTTCCCTTTATTAGAATCAAGAGTCATTACATGACAACGAGTTTCCTCCCTTTGAACAATAGCGTAAGCGgtagaaaaattgagaagagtaGAACTCATTAGGATTTTGCTTCTTAAGATCTTCATATTCGGGCCTAAGATCGGCCAAAAGTTGGAAAATCCTGTCCTACTCTTCACACTAAGTATAAATCTCAATAGTCTATAAGCAGGTGGTAGATACCGTCGCAATTCATCCCACTTCTTTTTCATATTACCAAGATGTTTAGTGAATGTTTGATTAGATGCTTGCTCGGTATGAGCAAGCTCCTATTGCAACTCGGACATGGGATGCATTATCAACATTTCCATACATATTCGTCAATGAATACCAAAGGGACTTAGCAGTCTACGAATAAGCAAATATCTCATAAATTTGAGATTCCATTGAATTAAACAATCAAGACATGACCATATTATCATTTGCCTACCATTCAGTAGATTTCGCATTCGTAGTTGCGGGTGCTCTAATAAGACCATTCACATAACCCAACTTTGATCTATCCCCAAGAGCTATAGAGATAGCTCTAGACCAAGGCAAATAATTATGCCCATTTAACATAATAGTCGTgagttttttttggtaaagtaagtatgtatataactttccaAAGTGTTAAGGAACAAGAGGAGGCCGAAAACAAAAACCTTGAACCAAATAGGACACAAGAACAGATTTACTATTATCGGCTATCATGCTAAATAGAAAGATAGTACAAAATTCAGCAAACTTATTTGGGAACAATCGAATCCAATGAAGGTGTGACGAAGATGATCACCGTCTACACAAACCAAAaaccaccacaaaaaaaaaaaaaaaagctagaatTCTCCATCACCAATAGACAAGCGGAAGCATTGACAAATGAGCCGACTTTAGCATTAaacttggctctgataccatgttttAATGATAATCAAAAAGAgataaaggaagagaagaagaacacCCAATAGTTAATATAGTTCAGACGaccaagagaaaaagaatcTCTTGGAAGCTTATGTCCATGGCGGTAAATCCCCCATTCATCTTATTTTCTTTGGAGAGGTTTTATTATCCTTTAATAGAGAACAATGCGATGCGTTACAATCATGAATTTGGTAACTATGGATATCGCACAACCCAATCATATTTCCTGCTATATTAGAATTAGGAAAATCTTCAATCTTTATCATTCCAACAATAGGGTTCACTCAAGAATCACCCACGAAATTTGGGATATCATAGTAAGGGGGCCTACAAATTATTCGGCCATGGGAGAGGGAAGAGTTAGTGGATTTGTGGTCAATGCCCCTAGCAGGCCTACTTTTGTCAGCCCATATCAAATGTATCAGTTGTTAATTCTTAcgtcgaaaaataaaaaaatcgaattatCAAACTAAGTCCAACAATTTGTTGTCTCGTGTACGATGATCGGTCAGCCAAGTTTAAAAGATCGGTCGGCTGTGTCTAAAAGATTGGTCAGCCACGTGGGACTAGTAATTACAACTTGGCTTCCTTCTTTTCTAAACTAGAGACTTGCCTTCCTTAAGGTCAATTTTGTTAATGAAATGTTCCggaaatactttttgaggaacTAACAATCTTTTTGTTTCTCAATTTCTAACATCTATAGTGTTATGCGAAATCAATACTTTTAAAGTTGAATTATCCCAAatcaagtttattttttttttaacgagtGTATCACGAGGATAATTTATATAATCCTTCCGACCATTCGTGGGCTTGACCAAGTTGTAAAAACTCGAGAACCACCAGAGGGAAATGCTAAATTCCCGATCCCTTGAGACGTGTAAGCACCGTATTCAAGGAtaattttcattctttaatGAGCGTAGAATGTAAGTGACTATCAAGTAAGATCACAATAGACCCTCCAAATACTATGCACTTGATTATATAGGAAAATCATGAAAACGAGATGATATGAGACCCGCAGAGAGGAGAAGCAGGAGGAAGTATTCTGTTAATAAATCTCCATACGTGCTCAGCTATGAACGAAAAGATATGAATTCATAGACAAGTTGGCAAGCTAGCAAATTTGATGTCCCAACAGCTAGTTTGGCCCAACTTTGCACTTCCTTCGGGGGCCCAACACTATTTTCTTGTTGTTACAACGCTAGCAATAGTGTACCCATAACTAATGTCAACAAGAGAGAGCTTCTCAAGAATTGTGGGACAATCCCTCACAATTCTTGACAGATTTACACATCCTTACTTAATAAGTACTTTTAGAACCAATCACATGCACCGCAGGAGGGATTTTAGATGTCCCTCGTGCCAACGTGGGTTGCGAACTTGGGCCCCTTGGTCGAAGTACCTAAGTTCCGAGGATCTTCTCAAATCCTAGCTTTATTCTTTCGAGATTTATTATCTTTATGGGGACATGATTTTATACCTTTTTACCTCGACATAATGACCGTTAAAAAATCGTCAGGCCAGCTTCACATCAGGTCCGTTTGTCTCATGTTGTTTACGAATGCTACCGCATCGAACTTTTTAACAGCCATGTGGACGAGATTCTATCAAAGATATTTCCAGGTCATTTGTACAAAATTTAGGATATTGATGGGACAAAATGATACTTAGGTTTCatgataaaaagtttaggatttttggtagaATTATACCCGAATCTCAAACTTATACCTATCTAGCTATCTCTACGAACTAGCCTCCACTATTTCCTCCCAATGATTAAATTACAGAAATAACcccatcaaaaagaagaaaacagcaCCAGCACGTTCTGTGACCAAAGCTCCAAGCCACATCTCTTCACCACCGCCATCACCGCtcactccttttccttttctttttatctttatttagtTTTTCTCTTATACTTAACTATCGTTATCGTCGTCAATGGCCAACCCACCAACCTTTCTCTTCATCCCTCCGCCGCTCCCTCCCTTCCCCCCGGACTCTCCCTCCGACGATCTCTCTCCTCTCGGGCTTGTCCTCGGTTTCATCACCTTCATCACCATCCCCGTCCTCATCTACACCATCGTATTCGGGGTCAAATGTCCCCCCCTGCCTCTCCGCCGCAGCCGCCAGAGCTCCGGCACCTACTCCGTCGAAATCTCCTCAGTGGATGGCGAAGGCGGCGCCGTGGCTCCTCCGGAAGTCAACCACGAGAAGGAGAGCGGCCGCGCAGCAGACGTTGTTGGCGGCGAGTGCCCGGTGTGCCTTTCGGCGTTGTCCGAAGGCGGAGAGGAGATCAAGCGGCTGAGCGTGTGCACGCACGCGTTCCACAGCACGTGCATCGACATGTGGCTGGAGTCTCACTCTAACTGCCCCGTCTGCCGCGCGACGATCGCAGTGAAGAAACCAAACAATccggcgccgccgccgccaccacctaCAGCTGCCAGAGAAGTTTTTCGCCATCAGGGCCGTCAACATGCCGCTGATTTGGTCTGAGCCTATTTGATTTCCCTTTTGCCTTTTCCCTCAACTGAGGATCAAATTTTCCGGATTATAATTTTGAGGgtgcttttttacttttttttcagtttgtaTTACTGTAACAGAAACTGCAGGTAGGAAAATGCGGATGAAGTCGTTCAATTttgtgaataatttgaaaattacttttcaaaaatgatcatacgataattagctaataaaaaaatatatttattactGATGATAATTTATATCTGAACATTTGTATTGatgataaaaatacttttcgtttttcatttttataagcagtATAAGTAATAATTtgtcgaaaaatatttttcatttcttccatTTTTCGAGAATCAAATGGAGTTTAAAGATGAGGACGATGACGGACATTCTTCCTCATCCACCCTTTTCTTGAAGGACAAGTTTTCTAGCGGTCTTTGAGGGGCAAGTTGGATCCTTCTGCTTTAACGTACTTATAAAGGGGATGTGGAAAATGATGGCTCGATTATGCACGATCTCCTTATACTATGGTCGATTTTCTCTCTTGACAGAATTCACGAGTACTACAGTGTATGAACTCaggatattaaaaaataataacaataaccTCAGGCATCTACCATCACCATGTCCAGCAAATGCAGTTCTCATTTCAGTTTATCTTTATTGGTCCATCATGGGGCAAAATGCATTGATGCCTCACAACTGACCAAACTCATTTAGCAATCGTGGAAGGGTAGGCTTTAGCTTCCAGCTGGAGGATTCCAAAGAGGCGAAAACGAAATAAAGCAGAAAggggacaaaaagaaagaaaagatgcaCGCGGTTGGtgagaaaagaaaagtcaagCAACGAAATGATTGTGAATATTGTTGGGCCATGTCGGTACGTCCTTCCATACATTGATGACCACTAAAGTCGCATTCTCTTCTTGGTCCCCGACTCCCATCCCCGTCTAAGGGTGGAAGGCGTGAAAAGATGATGGCAATGAATGATGATGGTTAAATGTTGTGAAGCCTTTCGTTTTTTGGTTGAGTGGGAGCCTTTGgtccccctctctttctctctctctgtct is a genomic window containing:
- the LOC115739869 gene encoding RING-H2 finger protein ATL33-like; protein product: MANPPTFLFIPPPLPPFPPDSPSDDLSPLGLVLGFITFITIPVLIYTIVFGVKCPPLPLRRSRQSSGTYSVEISSVDGEGGAVAPPEVNHEKESGRAADVVGGECPVCLSALSEGGEEIKRLSVCTHAFHSTCIDMWLESHSNCPVCRATIAVKKPNNPAPPPPPPTAAREVFRHQGRQHAADLV